Within the Telopea speciosissima isolate NSW1024214 ecotype Mountain lineage chromosome 4, Tspe_v1, whole genome shotgun sequence genome, the region taagaaaaaaatagaacttaaaaagctttcttctttttatgggagaggggggggggggtttgaagAGAGGGAAAATAAAGCTCGTTTTCATGGGCCCTTCACTCATCATTTCTGGAGACCCACCGTCTACTTTGTTGtctgaatgaaaagaaaagagagattggAGACATTGCAACATCTTTATTTATAgcaccaaaataaataataatattatcagtttttgtactgttttttttttttttttttcttttcttcagtgGCTATTATTGTTAGGAGCCATATTATTTTTAGAGGTTTAAGAATCAATATCAGAACAGACAGTCTAGAAACAATTTCTCTACAAAAGCAGGAGTATTGGTTgtatacattatgatcctcctcAAACCATGTAGTGACAGGAATCTCGTGCATTATATACGTTCTTTTATCGAAACAGACAAACACCAATATTGGATCGATTATATATGATAGACAGAaggtaaaattgtcaaaataaTATTGGTATCAACATCTTTGAAGGCAAAAATATTTGATATTACCAATATAGACTGGTACATATTAGTATTGATATGGGTTTCAAAACTAGTCAATTTCGGATTCATTAACCAAATTTAAATTCAATTATATATCCGTATGTAATATGTATTGGCATATATGCATTCTACAGCATACGAATCAGTAGGTCAGCCAATTCTCTCTGTACTCTCCCAACTCTGAACAGGAAAATGGACCGATTCAAATCAATCTTGTGACTTAATAATATGATAAacacttgtgagttgtgagttgtgtcATCAATAACTAATTTTTTTGCCCCCTTTGTGTAAGAAGTTATTGGCTTATTTCCGGTTTTCTTTAAGCTTGGAGGTTCATTTAATTCATATATATAATTACGAACATCCATTATTATACTTTACCttcctttattattttccaATTCTACGTTTATAAGTTTGCAGATTTAAGTTCAAACATTTCTTTTGAGGGTGTTTAAAAtggaaacccaaaaaaccctagcAATGTTATCCGTTGTTTTTCATTTTGCTcgtttattaattaattttcctGAAATCTAGCTAGCTGGCTTAGGATGAAAACGATAGTTTTAATTAGATCCTTTGCTTGCAGACTCGTACAGAAGCTTTACTGTTGTATGAAGTGACTGGATGCACAGTGTCCTCTTCGTCAAATCTATCTAAGGGTGGTCATGAGACTGTAAAAAACAGCAACCCTGTTTTGGTTATCTGACCCTCTCCTTCCCATGGCCAGTAAAAGCTCCATAACCATTATTAACCCACTAGATTAATTATAGATATCAATGATAAggcaaggagaaagagaagtttTTCTGAGTAGTTAATGGTAATGAAGAGGCCCAGTAAACCAATTTGAGAAATGAGAGGTTGGTTTAAACTTTGACTGTCTTTTGGTGTTCAGGTTTTGGTCTTTTAttgtttctgggtttttttttattagggtttaagggtGCTTAGAAAAGTGCAGATCGAAGACATATCGAAGGAGATATAGGAAagcatttaaaataaaaaataaaaaatcatggTCTTTCTCAATACACAGATCCCTATGGAATGCAGGAGGCATAGCCAACATTGCTCCCTGAAACTCATTCTTTTTGTTTAGTTTAAAGGgtcttgttttgttttctttagagagcttttcagagagagagagagacagagagagagagggaggagtgaTAGGTTCAGGAATTGGGTTTGTTTAGCTACATGGATATATTTCTTCCCTGAGTGCTGCTGCTAGCtagaaaacaaaagaaccaGTTTTCAAATGGAGGGAAGCAAGCAATCTTGGAatgattattttatttgtttcccaATGATTGAGTTGCCTTGCAGCCCGAGATCCTGCTAAGAATATCAAGcagggggggggaagagggtagagagagagagagaggaagatgaagTCCATGAATAATGataacagcaacagcaataacTGGTtaggtttctctctctcaccccaCATGAACATGGAAGTTCGTCCAGAatcccatcatcatcatcatcatcatcatcaaaaccataatccATCACAGCCTCCCGCTGAGGCTGTTTCTACTGCAGTTCCAACTAGCTTCCTCCTTTCTCCTCCTCATTTAAACAGCTCTGGAATCTGTTATGGGGTTGACGGAGAAAATGGGGGATTCTACTCTCACTTGTCTGTCATGCCACTGAAGTCTGATGGTTCTCTTTGTATCATGGAAGCTCTTACCAGGTCACATAATGAAGGTCTGCTTCTGCTTCTAATGATTCTTAATTTCTTTTGGGTTCTATTCTTAGTTTCATTTCAAGCATTATTTCTAAAACCCCTAAAcccttttgtcttcttcttcttcttcttcctcttcatttgTGAAGGATTGGTGCCAACTTCGTCCCCCAAGCTCGAAGACTTCTTAGGCGGTGCATCCATGGGAACCCATCAGTACGGAAGCAATGAAAGAGAAGCCATAGCTCTCAGTTTGGACAGCATGTATTACCAACAAAATCCTGAACCTGAGGCCAACAGACAACACTTTCTCCAACAACCATTTAGGCATCCACAGCAGCAGCAGATACAAGTTCAACAGCACCCATATTTCTCTGGACTAACAGGCCAAGAGATGTTCCAGACACCACTGGAGGAGGAACCGATGAAGGGAAAACATCTTGCAGACTGCAGTCTTCAGCTCCCTCCAATGCCTGAGGATGCAATTCCAAGCCTCAACAGTTGGATTGCTAGGCAGTATTCAACCAACCAGGCATTACAACAGAAAATGGTTGGTCATTGCATTAGTGAAGATGGAGCAGCAGGGAATACCTCTGTTGGTCCAATGGGCTATGGGGATTTGCAGTCTCTGAGCTTGTCCATGAGCCCTGGTTCTCAGTCAAGCTGTGTGACAGCCCCACAGCATATTTCTCCCACTGCAACTGAATCTGTGGCCatggaaacaaagaagagaggGTCTGGAAAGGTGGGTCAGAAGCAACCTGTTCATCGGAAGTCCATTGACACGTTTGGACAGAGAACCTCTCAGTATAGAGGTGTTACAAGGTTAGTTAACAAaacctttcttttcttgcttgGATTTGGAGCATCAGATTTTCATTTCTCCTGGTTATTTTTCTTACTGCCCCTATcttctgttttctttgtgtCTCTTAGTAAACCATGTTTATGTGTCCTTTTCAGACATAGATGGACTGGTAGATATGAAGCCCATCTATGGGATAATAGTTGCAAGAAGGAAGGACAGAGCAGGAAAGGGAGGCAAGGTTAGTAAgataagaaaacccaaaaaaaaaaagaaaaagaaaaaaactcattttttagtCTCTCTTGGTCACTCTGCAATTTCATTCTTGGACTTGTGATTCTTAGCCTGACTAGCGCTATAAATTTCTCATGTCATATTGATTGCTGCGTTGCCATTCCAACCAAATGATGCTCTTCAGTTTATCTCGGTAAGCCTCTTTCTTAATATACTTAGAAAACTTTGATTGATTACTGAAACCTATCTTGACCTGACTTTGGTCGTCCTTTCTACCTGTGGTATTGCAGGGGGTTATGATATGGAAGAGAGAGCTGCCAGAGCTTATGATCTAGCCGCGCTTAAGTATTGGGGTCCTTCTACTCACATCAACTTTCCTGTATGATTTTTGTCTCTACCTACTGAAAACTATAAATTTAGGTAGTGGAATTATGCCTGTGGTTATTGAAATACTACTCTTCTATATATTATTGCTTCGGCAGTTGGAAAATTATCAGGAAGAACTCGAAGAAATGAAAAAGATGAGCAGACAAGAATACGTTGCTCACTTGAGGAGGTAATTAACAGTTTAAATTCTATTTCATGCTGCTCACATTTCCAATTTTCAATTGTAGATTTCATGTATTTTGATTGGGGTCTCAAAATTTGCAGGAAAAGCAGCGGTTTCTCAAGGGGCGCTTCGATGTACCGAGGGGTGACAaggttttgtttgatttctttAAAACCCCCCTTCCGAGTTTCCATGAATAATTGAAGTCCAGTTCCCCCACTGAAAGcttggtttggattttctattttttcagaCATCATCAGCATGGAAGATGGCAAGCAAGGATTGGCAGGGTTGCGGGAAACAAAGACCTTTATCTTGGGACATTTAGTAAGTTTTTGAAACTAGTTGAAATTCTTCAATCCCAGATAatt harbors:
- the LOC122660462 gene encoding AP2-like ethylene-responsive transcription factor ANT isoform X2 encodes the protein MKSMNNDNSNSNNWLGFSLSPHMNMEVRPESHHHHHHHHQNHNPSQPPAEAVSTAVPTSFLLSPPHLNSSGICYGVDGENGGFYSHLSVMPLKSDGSLCIMEALTRSHNEGLVPTSSPKLEDFLGGASMGTHQYGSNEREAIALSLDSMYYQQNPEPEANRQHFLQQPFRHPQQQQIQVQQHPYFSGLTGQEMFQTPLEEEPMKGKHLADCSLQLPPMPEDAIPSLNSWIARQYSTNQALQQKMVGHCISEDGAAGNTSVGPMGYGDLQSLSLSMSPGSQSSCVTAPQHISPTATESVAMETKKRGSGKVGQKQPVHRKSIDTFGQRTSQYRGVTRHRWTGRYEAHLWDNSCKKEGQSRKGRQVYLGGYDMEERAARAYDLAALKYWGPSTHINFPLENYQEELEEMKKMSRQEYVAHLRRKSSGFSRGASMYRGVTRHHQHGRWQARIGRVAGNKDLYLGTFSTQEEAAEAYDIAAIKFRGVNAVTNFDITRYDVERIIASNTLLAGELAKRSRDTESSVIVDHSASAQNSNAEAGVSEESKREEGCTDWRVAMYQTTTEQPAIYVELVDQKPMNYRNPSFSGVALHSLIGMDHGVNPAQGAEDSAKQGTHLSNASSLVTSLSSSREGSPDKSGLSMVFAKSTPAPKLVGPTATMNAWIPSAQLSSSIAMAHLPVFAAWTDT
- the LOC122660462 gene encoding AP2-like ethylene-responsive transcription factor ANT isoform X1; protein product: MKSMNNDNSNSNNWLGFSLSPHMNMEVRPESHHHHHHHHQNHNPSQPPAEAVSTAVPTSFLLSPPHLNSSGICYGVDGENGGFYSHLSVMPLKSDGSLCIMEALTRSHNEGLVPTSSPKLEDFLGGASMGTHQYGSNEREAIALSLDSMYYQQNPEPEANRQHFLQQPFRHPQQQQIQVQQHPYFSGLTGQEMFQTPLEEEPMKGKHLADCSLQLPPMPEDAIPSLNSWIARQYSTNQALQQKMVGHCISEDGAAGNTSVGPMGYGDLQSLSLSMSPGSQSSCVTAPQHISPTATESVAMETKKRGSGKVGQKQPVHRKSIDTFGQRTSQYRGVTSVLFRHRWTGRYEAHLWDNSCKKEGQSRKGRQVYLGGYDMEERAARAYDLAALKYWGPSTHINFPLENYQEELEEMKKMSRQEYVAHLRRKSSGFSRGASMYRGVTRHHQHGRWQARIGRVAGNKDLYLGTFSTQEEAAEAYDIAAIKFRGVNAVTNFDITRYDVERIIASNTLLAGELAKRSRDTESSVIVDHSASAQNSNAEAGVSEESKREEGCTDWRVAMYQTTTEQPAIYVELVDQKPMNYRNPSFSGVALHSLIGMDHGVNPAQGAEDSAKQGTHLSNASSLVTSLSSSREGSPDKSGLSMVFAKSTPAPKLVGPTATMNAWIPSAQLSSSIAMAHLPVFAAWTDT
- the LOC122660462 gene encoding AP2-like ethylene-responsive transcription factor ANT isoform X4, which translates into the protein MIILSEAVSTAVPTSFLLSPPHLNSSGICYGVDGENGGFYSHLSVMPLKSDGSLCIMEALTRSHNEGLVPTSSPKLEDFLGGASMGTHQYGSNEREAIALSLDSMYYQQNPEPEANRQHFLQQPFRHPQQQQIQVQQHPYFSGLTGQEMFQTPLEEEPMKGKHLADCSLQLPPMPEDAIPSLNSWIARQYSTNQALQQKMVGHCISEDGAAGNTSVGPMGYGDLQSLSLSMSPGSQSSCVTAPQHISPTATESVAMETKKRGSGKVGQKQPVHRKSIDTFGQRTSQYRGVTSVLFRHRWTGRYEAHLWDNSCKKEGQSRKGRQVYLGGYDMEERAARAYDLAALKYWGPSTHINFPLENYQEELEEMKKMSRQEYVAHLRRKSSGFSRGASMYRGVTRHHQHGRWQARIGRVAGNKDLYLGTFSTQEEAAEAYDIAAIKFRGVNAVTNFDITRYDVERIIASNTLLAGELAKRSRDTESSVIVDHSASAQNSNAEAGVSEESKREEGCTDWRVAMYQTTTEQPAIYVELVDQKPMNYRNPSFSGVALHSLIGMDHGVNPAQGAEDSAKQGTHLSNASSLVTSLSSSREGSPDKSGLSMVFAKSTPAPKLVGPTATMNAWIPSAQLSSSIAMAHLPVFAAWTDT
- the LOC122660462 gene encoding AP2-like ethylene-responsive transcription factor ANT isoform X3 translates to MKSMNNDNSNSNNWLGFSLSPHMNMEVRPESHHHHHHHHQNHNPSQPPAEAVSTAVPTSFLLSPPHLNSSGICYGVDGENGGFYSHLSVMPLKSDGSLCIMEALTRSHNEGLVPTSSPKLEDFLGGASMGTHQYGSNEREAIALSLDSMYYQQNPEPEANRQHFLQQPFRHPQQQQIQVQQHPYFSGLTGQEMFQTPLEEEPMKGKHLADCSLQLPPMPEDAIPSLNSWIARQYSTNQALQQKMVGHCISEDGAAGNTSVGPMGYGDLQSLSLSMSPGSQSSCVTAPQHISPTATESVAMETKKRGSGKVGQKQPVHRKSIDTFGQRTSQYRGVTSVLFRHRWTGRYEAHLWDNSCKKEGQSRKGRQVYLGGYDMEERAARAYDLAALKYWGPSTHINFPLENYQEELEEMKKMSRQEYVAHLRRKSSGFSRGASMYRGVTRHHQHGRWQARIGRVAGNKDLYLGTFSTQEEAAEAYDIAAIKFRGVNAVTNFDITRYDVERIIASNTLLAGELAKRSRDTESSVIVDHSASEQPAIYVELVDQKPMNYRNPSFSGVALHSLIGMDHGVNPAQGAEDSAKQGTHLSNASSLVTSLSSSREGSPDKSGLSMVFAKSTPAPKLVGPTATMNAWIPSAQLSSSIAMAHLPVFAAWTDT